A region from the Parasphingopyxis sp. CP4 genome encodes:
- a CDS encoding glutamate-5-semialdehyde dehydrogenase has protein sequence MNEQRAIPDVEAMIADMGKRARVAAQSLAQTDTATKSAALRHAATALRSAEDIILAANAEDMTRSETNGLSPAMLDRLKLDPEQVEGIASALEAVAELDDPVGEIIDSRTPPNGLELSRVRIPLGVVGIIYESRPNVTADAGALCLMAGNAAILRGGSEAIQSNTAIHACMEQGLVAAGLSKDAVQLVPTTDRTAVGAMLGAAGLIDIIVPRGGKGLVARVQAEARVPVLAHLDGLCHTYIHADARPDMARNIVVNAKLRRTGICGAMETVLIDKAFPEAAMLLGALIDGGCELRGDDAAQDLDSRVQAASNEDWDTEYLDAIASVAIVDGMDAAIAHITRHGSGHTDAIVTDDEAAAAHFLNSVDSAIVMHNASSQFADGGEFGLGAEIGISTGRLHARGPVALEGLTTYKWIARGSGTIRP, from the coding sequence ATGAACGAACAGCGCGCCATTCCTGACGTTGAAGCGATGATTGCCGATATGGGCAAACGCGCCCGTGTGGCTGCGCAGAGCCTGGCGCAGACCGACACAGCCACGAAAAGCGCCGCACTGCGCCATGCGGCGACCGCACTGCGCAGCGCCGAGGACATCATCCTTGCCGCCAATGCCGAGGATATGACGCGCAGCGAAACCAATGGCTTGAGCCCTGCGATGCTCGACCGCCTGAAACTTGATCCGGAGCAAGTAGAAGGCATTGCTTCTGCACTGGAAGCCGTGGCGGAACTCGATGATCCGGTTGGCGAAATTATCGATAGCCGTACCCCGCCCAATGGCCTGGAGCTTAGCCGGGTTCGCATTCCGCTTGGTGTTGTCGGTATCATCTATGAAAGCCGCCCGAATGTGACGGCCGATGCCGGCGCCCTGTGCCTGATGGCTGGCAATGCCGCCATCTTGCGCGGGGGGTCGGAAGCGATCCAGTCCAACACCGCTATTCATGCCTGTATGGAGCAAGGCCTGGTGGCGGCCGGCCTGTCGAAAGATGCGGTCCAACTGGTACCGACAACCGACCGGACAGCCGTGGGCGCCATGCTCGGCGCCGCCGGGCTCATCGACATCATCGTCCCGCGCGGCGGCAAGGGCTTGGTTGCGCGCGTCCAGGCGGAGGCGCGGGTGCCGGTGCTCGCGCATCTCGACGGCCTGTGCCACACCTATATTCACGCCGACGCACGGCCCGATATGGCGCGCAATATTGTCGTCAACGCCAAGTTGCGGCGCACTGGAATATGCGGCGCAATGGAAACCGTGTTGATCGACAAGGCTTTTCCCGAAGCCGCAATGCTGCTCGGCGCGCTCATCGATGGCGGATGCGAATTGCGCGGTGACGATGCTGCACAGGATTTGGATTCTCGCGTCCAAGCGGCTTCCAACGAAGATTGGGACACCGAATATCTCGACGCAATTGCCTCCGTGGCCATCGTCGACGGCATGGATGCCGCCATCGCCCATATTACCCGTCACGGCTCCGGCCATACCGACGCAATCGTCACCGACGATGAAGCTGCGGCAGCCCATTTCCTGAACAGCGTCGATAGCGCGATCGTCATGCACAATGCCTCGAGCCAATTTGCCGATGGCGGCGAGTTTGGCCTTGGCGCGGAGATCGGCATCTCAACTGGGCGCCTGCACGCCCGCGGCCCGGTCGCTCTGGAAGGACTGACGACATATAAGTGGATCGCGCGCGGTTCGGGAACCATCCGACCATGA
- a CDS encoding nicotinate-nucleotide adenylyltransferase, whose translation MTHIGLLGGSFNPAHGGHRGISRFALKALDLDEVWWLVSPGNPLKEGAKDMAPLQARLASARKMARGARIRPTAIEGELGTRYTVNTIKKLVRRYPKHRFIWIMGSDNLAQFHRWKEWRQIARHIVIAVVARPGYEDEALTAPAMAWLRRFVRPASQSRDWTDWRPPALVYLRFRPDPRSATRLRRDNPQWHLAFPPTASRDPVTRRRIP comes from the coding sequence TTGACGCATATCGGTCTTCTCGGCGGCTCGTTTAATCCGGCCCATGGCGGACATCGCGGAATTAGTCGGTTCGCGCTCAAAGCGCTGGATCTCGACGAGGTCTGGTGGCTGGTATCTCCGGGAAATCCGTTGAAAGAGGGCGCCAAAGACATGGCGCCGCTTCAGGCTCGGCTTGCGTCTGCGCGGAAAATGGCGCGCGGCGCCCGTATTCGCCCGACGGCGATCGAGGGCGAACTGGGCACGCGATACACGGTAAATACGATCAAAAAGCTGGTCAGGCGCTACCCAAAGCACCGATTTATCTGGATTATGGGGTCAGACAATCTCGCCCAATTCCACCGGTGGAAGGAGTGGCGGCAAATAGCCCGGCATATTGTGATTGCCGTGGTCGCTCGACCGGGGTATGAAGATGAGGCCTTGACCGCTCCGGCCATGGCATGGCTGCGGCGCTTCGTCCGGCCCGCAAGCCAGTCGCGTGATTGGACCGATTGGAGACCGCCAGCGCTCGTGTATCTGCGCTTTCGACCCGATCCTCGTTCCGCCACCCGCTTGCGGCGTGACAATCCGCAGTGGCATCTGGCATTCCCCCCAACAGCTTCGCGTGATCCAGTTACGCGACGGCGCATCCCATAG
- the rsfS gene encoding ribosome silencing factor, which produces MPASSAATLPNTDAQTAEDLHQLILQSLDDDQAQDVTSIPLAGKSSIGDYMVIASGRSTRHVASIAEKLAERMKSEFGIPTRIEGLPTADWVLLDAGDVVVHLFRPEVRSFYNLERMWGFGEQYDEATDS; this is translated from the coding sequence TTGCCCGCTTCATCAGCTGCGACGCTTCCGAATACTGACGCCCAAACGGCCGAAGACCTTCACCAGCTCATTTTGCAGTCCCTTGATGACGATCAGGCGCAGGACGTGACCTCGATCCCGCTCGCCGGGAAATCGTCGATTGGCGATTACATGGTCATAGCCAGCGGTCGATCGACCCGTCATGTCGCATCCATTGCCGAAAAACTTGCCGAGCGGATGAAATCCGAATTCGGCATTCCGACCCGCATCGAAGGCCTGCCAACAGCAGACTGGGTATTGCTCGATGCTGGCGATGTGGTCGTTCATCTGTTTCGCCCCGAAGTCCGCAGCTTCTATAATCTGGAGCGCATGTGGGGCTTTGGCGAACAGTACGACGAAGCGACAGATAGCTGA
- a CDS encoding 23S rRNA (pseudouridine(1915)-N(3))-methyltransferase RlmH has product MTLHIVARGKIGRGPEAELVDRYMGRIGWPVRITELPDKGGKIPPPPTGTKIVTLDETGRQMGSVAFANQIGDWRDQGTREIRFLIGAADGLTVEEKASADLSIAFGKATWPHLMARAMLAEQLWRASSILANHPYHREG; this is encoded by the coding sequence CTGACACTGCACATCGTTGCCCGCGGGAAGATTGGCCGCGGGCCGGAAGCCGAGCTTGTCGATCGCTATATGGGGCGCATCGGCTGGCCCGTTCGGATTACCGAACTGCCTGATAAAGGCGGCAAGATTCCCCCTCCCCCGACAGGCACGAAAATCGTCACGCTGGATGAGACCGGCCGCCAAATGGGATCAGTGGCCTTTGCCAATCAGATTGGCGATTGGCGCGATCAAGGGACGCGGGAAATTCGCTTTCTGATTGGCGCCGCTGACGGCCTGACCGTCGAGGAAAAAGCCAGCGCCGATCTGTCCATTGCCTTTGGCAAGGCGACCTGGCCGCACTTGATGGCCCGAGCGATGCTGGCTGAACAGCTGTGGCGGGCAAGCTCAATCCTTGCCAACCACCCCTATCATCGCGAAGGATAG